One segment of Deinococcus sp. Leaf326 DNA contains the following:
- the rplN gene encoding 50S ribosomal protein L14 — translation MIMPQSRLDVADNSGAREIMCIRVLNSGIGGKGLTTGGGGNKRYAHVGDIIVASVKDAAPRGAVKAGDVVKAVVVRTSHAIKRADGSTIRFDKNAAVIINNQGEPRGTRVFGPVARELRDRRFMKIVSLAPEVL, via the coding sequence ATGATCATGCCCCAATCCCGCCTGGACGTGGCGGACAACAGCGGCGCCCGCGAGATCATGTGCATCCGCGTGCTGAACAGCGGTATCGGCGGCAAGGGTCTGACCACCGGGGGCGGCGGCAACAAGCGCTACGCTCACGTGGGTGACATCATCGTCGCCAGCGTCAAGGACGCCGCTCCCCGCGGCGCCGTCAAGGCCGGCGACGTCGTCAAGGCCGTGGTCGTGCGCACCAGCCACGCCATCAAGCGTGCCGACGGCAGCACCATCCGCTTCGACAAGAATGCCGCCGTCATCATCAATAACCAGGGCGAGCCCCGCGGCACCCGCGTCTTCGGGCCGGTCGCCCGCGAGCTGCGCGACCGCCGCTTCATGAAGATCGTGTCGCTGGCCCCGGAGGTGCTGTAA
- the rplE gene encoding 50S ribosomal protein L5 produces MQQLKQKYNEQVRPALMQQFGYSSVMAVPRIEKIVVNEGLGSSKEDSKAIDKAAKELGLITLQKPIITKAKKSISNFKLRQGMPVGIKVTLRNDRMYVFLEKLINIGLPRIRDFRGINPNAFDGRGNYNLGIREQLIFPEITYDMVDKVRGMDITIVTTAKTDEEARALLQAMGLPFRK; encoded by the coding sequence ATGCAGCAGCTCAAGCAGAAGTACAACGAGCAGGTTCGTCCGGCCCTGATGCAACAGTTCGGCTACTCCAGTGTGATGGCCGTGCCCCGCATCGAAAAGATCGTCGTGAACGAGGGTCTGGGCAGCAGCAAGGAAGACAGCAAGGCCATCGACAAGGCGGCCAAGGAACTGGGCCTGATCACCCTTCAGAAGCCCATCATCACCAAGGCCAAGAAGAGCATCAGCAACTTCAAGCTGCGTCAGGGCATGCCGGTCGGCATTAAGGTCACGCTGCGCAACGATCGCATGTACGTGTTCCTCGAAAAGCTGATCAACATTGGCCTGCCCCGCATCCGCGATTTCCGCGGGATCAACCCCAACGCGTTTGACGGCCGTGGCAACTACAACCTCGGCATCCGCGAGCAGCTGATCTTCCCGGAAATTACCTATGATATGGTGGACAAGGTGCGCGGGATGGACATTACCATCGTGACCACCGCGAAGACCGACGAAGAAGCCCGCGCGCTGCTCCAGGCGATGGGTCTTCCCTTCCGCAAGTAA
- the rpsH gene encoding 30S ribosomal protein S8 — protein MLSDPIADMLTRIRNATRTHKETVNIPASKFKEQLAKLLVQEGYVQSVERLRPEGEKFDVLRVTLKYGAKREQVIKHIERISRPGRRAYVSADSLPRVQRGLGLAVVSTSRGLLPDREARKQGVGGEVICVLW, from the coding sequence ATGCTGAGTGATCCCATCGCGGACATGCTCACGCGCATTCGCAACGCGACGCGCACCCACAAGGAGACCGTCAACATCCCGGCCTCCAAATTCAAAGAGCAACTCGCCAAACTGCTCGTGCAGGAAGGCTACGTCCAGAGCGTCGAGCGCCTGCGCCCCGAAGGCGAGAAGTTCGACGTGCTGCGCGTTACCCTGAAGTACGGGGCCAAGCGTGAGCAGGTCATCAAGCACATTGAGCGCATCTCGCGCCCTGGCCGCCGCGCCTATGTGAGCGCCGACAGCCTACCCCGCGTCCAGCGTGGCCTGGGTCTGGCCGTCGTGTCGACGAGCCGTGGCCTGCTTCCCGACCGCGAAGCCCGCAAGCAGGGTGTAGGCGGCGAAGTCA
- the rplX gene encoding 50S ribosomal protein L24 translates to MPRPSAGSHHNDKLHVKKGDNVIVLSGKHKGQTGKVLLALPRDQKVVVEGVNVITKNVKPSPANPQGGQERRELALHASKVAIVDPETGKATRIRKQIVDGKKVRVAVGSGKVID, encoded by the coding sequence ATGCCCCGTCCCAGCGCAGGTAGCCATCACAACGACAAGCTGCACGTCAAGAAGGGTGACAACGTCATCGTTCTGAGCGGCAAGCACAAGGGCCAGACCGGCAAGGTGCTGCTCGCCCTCCCGCGTGACCAGAAGGTCGTTGTAGAAGGCGTGAACGTCATCACCAAGAACGTCAAGCCCAGCCCCGCCAACCCCCAGGGTGGACAGGAGCGGCGCGAGCTGGCCCTGCACGCCAGCAAGGTCGCCATCGTCGACCCCGAGACGGGTAAGGCCACCCGCATCCGCAAGCAGATCGTTGACGGCAAGAAGGTTCGCGTCGCGGTCGGTAGCGGAAAGGTCATCGACTGA
- the tuf gene encoding elongation factor Tu: protein MAKGTFERTKPHVNVGTIGHVDHGKTTLTAAITFTAASADPTIEKLAYDQIDKAPEEKARGITINTAHVEYNTQARHYSHVDCPGHADYVKNMITGAAQMDGAILVVSSADGPMPQTREHILLARQVGVPFVVVFMNKVDMVDDEELLELVEMEVRELLSKYEFPGDDLPVVKGSALQALEALQANPKLPRGENQWVDRIWELLDAVDSYIPTPERATDKTFLMPVEDVFTITGRGTVATGRVERGTVKVQDEVEIVGLRDTKKTIVTGIEMHRKLLDSGMAGDNVGVLLRGVARDDVERGQVLAKPGSIKPHTKFEASVYVLSKDEGGRHSAFFGGYRPQFYFRTTDVTGVVELAEGVEMVMPGDNVTFVVELIKPIAMEEGLRFAIR from the coding sequence ATGGCAAAAGGAACGTTTGAGCGCACGAAGCCGCACGTGAACGTGGGCACCATCGGGCACGTCGATCACGGCAAGACCACCCTGACGGCCGCCATCACCTTCACCGCCGCTTCCGCCGATCCCACCATCGAAAAGCTCGCTTACGATCAGATCGACAAGGCCCCTGAAGAAAAGGCCCGTGGCATCACCATCAACACCGCCCACGTCGAGTACAACACCCAGGCGCGTCACTACTCCCACGTCGACTGCCCCGGCCACGCCGACTACGTCAAGAACATGATCACCGGAGCTGCCCAGATGGACGGCGCCATCCTCGTGGTCTCCAGCGCCGACGGCCCCATGCCCCAGACCCGCGAGCACATCCTGCTCGCCCGTCAGGTCGGCGTGCCCTTCGTCGTCGTGTTCATGAACAAGGTCGACATGGTCGACGACGAAGAGCTCCTCGAGCTCGTCGAAATGGAAGTGCGTGAACTCCTGAGCAAGTACGAGTTCCCCGGTGACGACCTCCCCGTCGTCAAGGGCAGCGCGCTGCAGGCTCTCGAAGCCCTCCAGGCCAACCCCAAGCTCCCCCGCGGTGAAAACCAGTGGGTCGACCGCATCTGGGAACTGCTCGACGCCGTCGACAGCTACATCCCCACCCCCGAGCGCGCCACCGACAAGACCTTCCTGATGCCCGTCGAAGACGTGTTCACCATCACCGGCCGCGGTACTGTCGCCACGGGCCGCGTGGAACGCGGCACGGTCAAGGTGCAGGACGAAGTCGAGATCGTGGGTCTGCGCGACACCAAGAAGACCATCGTCACCGGCATCGAAATGCACCGCAAGCTGCTCGACAGCGGCATGGCGGGCGACAACGTGGGCGTGCTGCTGCGCGGTGTGGCGCGTGACGACGTGGAGCGTGGCCAGGTGCTGGCCAAGCCCGGGTCGATCAAGCCGCACACGAAGTTCGAAGCCAGCGTGTACGTGCTGAGCAAGGACGAAGGCGGGCGTCACTCGGCGTTCTTCGGCGGCTACCGCCCGCAGTTCTACTTYCGCACGACGGACGTGACGGGCGTGGTGGAACTGGCCGAAGGCGTGGAAATGGTGATGCCCGGCGATAACGTGACCTTCGTCGTCGAGCTGATCAAGCCGATCGCCATGGAAGAAGGCCTGCGCTTCGCCATCCGCGA
- the rplP gene encoding 50S ribosomal protein L16 has product MLLPKRTKFRKQHRGRMTGDAKGGDYVAFGDFGLIALEPAWIKSNQIEACRIVMSRHFRRGGKIYIRIFPDKPVTKKPAETRMGKGKGAVEYWVSVVKPGRVMFEVSGVTEEQAKEAFRLAGHKLPIQTKMVKREVYDEAQ; this is encoded by the coding sequence ATGCTTCTCCCGAAGCGCACCAAATTCCGTAAGCAACACCGCGGCCGCATGACCGGCGACGCCAAGGGCGGCGACTACGTGGCCTTCGGCGACTTCGGCCTCATCGCGCTGGAGCCCGCCTGGATCAAGAGCAACCAGATCGAGGCCTGCCGTATCGTCATGAGCCGCCACTTCCGCCGCGGCGGCAAGATCTACATCCGCATCTTCCCCGACAAGCCCGTGACCAAGAAGCCGGCCGAAACCCGAATGGGTAAGGGTAAGGGCGCCGTGGAGTACTGGGTGAGCGTCGTAAAGCCGGGCCGCGTGATGTTCGAGGTCTCCGGCGTGACCGAGGAGCAGGCCAAGGAAGCCTTCCGCCTCGCCGGTCACAAGCTGCCCATCCAGACCAAGATGGTCAAGCGCGAGGTCTACGATGAAGCCCAGTGA
- a CDS encoding 50S ribosomal protein L23 → MSHYDIIQAPVISEKAYAGMERGVYSFWVSPKATKTEIKNAVQKAFDVKVVGISTMNVPGKRKRVGRFFGTRADRKKAIVRLADGQTIAALEGQA, encoded by the coding sequence ATGAGCCACTACGACATCATTCAGGCGCCGGTCATCAGCGAGAAGGCCTACGCCGGTATGGAACGCGGTGTGTACTCGTTCTGGGTGAGCCCTAAGGCCACCAAGACCGAGATCAAGAACGCCGTGCAGAAGGCCTTCGACGTGAAGGTCGTCGGCATCAGCACCATGAATGTGCCCGGCAAGCGCAAGCGCGTGGGCCGCTTCTTCGGCACGCGTGCCGACCGTAAGAAGGCCATCGTCCGCCTCGCCGACGGCCAGACCATCGCTGCCCTTGAAGGCCAGGCCTAA
- the rplB gene encoding 50S ribosomal protein L2 yields MAIKKYRPYTPSRRQMTTADFSGLTKKRPEKALTEALPKTGGRNNRGRITSRFIGGGHKRLYRIIDFKRRDKAGVTAKVAAIEYDPNRSARIALLHYADGEKRYILAPEGLVVGAVVNSGPEAEPRLGNALPLRFVPVGAVVHALELVPGKGAQLARSAGTSVQVQGKESDYVIVRLPSGELRRIHSECYATLGAVGNAEHKNIVIGKAGRSRWLGQKPHQRGSAMNPVDHPHGGGEGRTSAGRTPVSPWGQPSKGLKTRRKRKVSDRFIITRRGGK; encoded by the coding sequence ATGGCCATCAAGAAATACCGTCCCTATACCCCGTCACGTCGCCAGATGACGACGGCGGATTTCAGCGGACTGACCAAGAAGCGCCCCGAAAAGGCGCTGACCGAAGCCCTGCCCAAGACCGGCGGCCGTAACAACCGTGGCCGCATCACCAGCCGCTTCATCGGCGGCGGGCACAAGCGCCTGTACCGCATCATTGACTTCAAGCGCCGTGACAAGGCGGGCGTGACCGCCAAGGTCGCGGCCATCGAGTACGATCCCAACCGGAGCGCCCGCATCGCCCTGCTGCACTACGCAGACGGCGAGAAGCGTTACATCCTGGCTCCTGAGGGTCTGGTCGTGGGCGCCGTCGTCAACTCCGGCCCCGAAGCCGAGCCCCGTCTAGGCAACGCCCTGCCGCTGCGCTTCGTGCCGGTGGGTGCTGTGGTCCACGCGCTGGAACTCGTTCCCGGGAAGGGCGCGCAGCTCGCCCGCAGCGCCGGCACCAGCGTGCAGGTGCAGGGCAAGGAGAGCGACTACGTGATCGTTCGCCTGCCCAGCGGTGAACTTCGCCGTATCCACAGCGAGTGCTACGCCACCCTGGGTGCCGTGGGCAACGCCGAGCACAAGAACATCGTGATCGGTAAGGCCGGCCGCAGCCGCTGGCTCGGGCAGAAGCCGCATCAGCGCGGTAGTGCCATGAACCCGGTGGATCACCCACACGGCGGCGGTGAAGGCCGCACGAGCGCGGGCCGCACGCCGGTCAGCCCCTGGGGTCAGCCCAGCAAGGGTCTCAAGACCCGCCGTAAGCGGAAGGTCAGCGACCGCTTCATCATCACCCGCCGCGGCGGGAAGTAA
- the rpsS gene encoding 30S ribosomal protein S19, with the protein MPRSLKRGPFVDDHLLKKVDAQNDTKTKRVIKTWSRRSTIVPEMIGHTIAVHNGKQHVPVFVNEQMIGHKLGEFSPTRSYRGHGSDKTAKGSKKK; encoded by the coding sequence ATGCCCCGTAGCCTCAAAAGAGGGCCGTTCGTGGATGACCACCTCCTGAAAAAGGTAGACGCCCAGAACGACACCAAGACCAAGCGCGTCATCAAGACCTGGAGCCGCCGCTCGACCATCGTGCCCGAGATGATCGGTCATACCATTGCGGTTCACAACGGCAAGCAGCACGTGCCCGTGTTCGTGAACGAGCAGATGATCGGTCACAAGCTCGGCGAGTTCTCGCCCACCCGTAGCTACCGTGGCCACGGCTCGGACAAGACCGCCAAGGGGAGCAAGAAGAAATGA
- the rpmC gene encoding 50S ribosomal protein L29 yields the protein MKPSEMRNLPLGDFDKEIESRKKELMELRFQAAMGNLAQPHRVRQLRREVAQLNTVRTQLSGTELGKGEQA from the coding sequence ATGAAGCCCAGTGAAATGCGTAACCTGCCGCTCGGCGATTTCGACAAGGAAATCGAGAGCCGCAAGAAGGAACTGATGGAGCTGCGCTTCCAGGCCGCCATGGGCAACCTAGCTCAGCCGCACCGCGTCCGGCAGCTCCGCCGTGAAGTGGCTCAGCTCAATACCGTCCGCACCCAGTTGAGCGGAACCGAGCTGGGCAAGGGAGAGCAGGCATGA
- the rpsC gene encoding 30S ribosomal protein S3: MGNKINPNGFRLGITRGWNSRWYAGKKQYAGLLKEDEKIRKLVDKKLSAAGIARVEIERAGQQVNVIISAAKPGIVIGKGGESIKELRSDIERLVSAGTVAVNVAEIPNPNISAPLVALRIAEQIERRFAFRRAMKQAAQRVMESGARGVKVILSGRLGGAEQARTEKVLEGRVPLHTLRADIDYGTALARTTYGILGIKVLVFNGEVIGGKTETFARPQRRDNERRPGDGDRSNRRRPTARRRTGGE, encoded by the coding sequence ATGGGTAACAAAATCAACCCCAACGGCTTCCGCCTGGGCATTACCCGTGGCTGGAACAGCCGCTGGTACGCCGGCAAGAAGCAGTACGCCGGTCTGCTGAAGGAAGACGAGAAGATCCGCAAGCTCGTCGACAAGAAGCTGTCGGCCGCCGGCATCGCCCGCGTCGAGATCGAGCGCGCTGGTCAGCAGGTCAACGTGATCATCAGCGCGGCCAAGCCGGGCATCGTGATCGGCAAGGGCGGCGAGAGCATCAAGGAACTGCGCAGCGACATCGAGCGTCTCGTGTCGGCCGGAACCGTGGCTGTGAACGTGGCCGAAATCCCCAACCCCAACATCAGCGCGCCCCTCGTGGCCCTGCGTATCGCGGAGCAGATCGAGCGCCGGTTCGCGTTCCGCCGCGCCATGAAGCAGGCTGCGCAGCGTGTGATGGAGTCGGGCGCCCGCGGCGTCAAGGTGATCCTGTCGGGTCGTCTCGGCGGCGCCGAGCAGGCCCGTACCGAGAAGGTCCTCGAAGGCCGCGTGCCCCTGCACACCCTGCGCGCCGACATCGACTACGGCACCGCGCTGGCCCGCACCACCTACGGCATCCTGGGCATCAAAGTCCTGGTATTCAACGGTGAAGTGATTGGGGGCAAGACCGAAACCTTCGCCCGCCCGCAGCGCCGCGACAACGAGCGCCGCCCAGGTGATGGCGACCGCTCCAACCGCCGCCGTCCCACCGCCCGCCGGCGCACCGGAGGTGAATGA
- a CDS encoding type Z 30S ribosomal protein S14 gives MANTSKVVKAERGHKFAVQNYNRCSRCGRARGYYRFFGMCRICIREMAHKGELPGVKKSSW, from the coding sequence ATGGCGAACACCTCGAAAGTTGTCAAGGCGGAGCGCGGCCATAAGTTTGCCGTGCAGAACTACAACCGCTGCTCGCGCTGTGGCCGCGCCCGTGGCTACTACCGTTTCTTCGGCATGTGCCGCATCTGCATTCGCGAGATGGCACACAAGGGCGAACTGCCCGGCGTGAAGAAGAGCAGCTGGTAA
- the rplC gene encoding 50S ribosomal protein L3, with amino-acid sequence MKGILGTKIGMTQIWKGDRAVPVTVVLAGPCPVVQRKTAQSDGYEAVQIGYMPKSEKRVNSPAMGHFKKAGVSPVRFLREFRGFAPEGDTVNVDIFAEGEKIDATGTSKGKGFQGVMKRWNFKGGPASHGSKKWHRRPGSIGQRKTPGRVYKGKRMAGHMGMDRVTVQNLEVVEIRAGENLILVKGAIPGANGGLVVLRQAAKGGK; translated from the coding sequence GTGAAGGGCATTCTCGGCACCAAGATCGGCATGACCCAGATCTGGAAGGGCGACCGCGCCGTTCCCGTGACGGTCGTGCTGGCCGGCCCCTGCCCGGTCGTGCAGCGCAAGACCGCGCAGAGCGACGGCTACGAAGCCGTGCAGATCGGCTACATGCCCAAGAGCGAGAAGCGCGTGAACAGCCCCGCAATGGGTCACTTCAAGAAGGCCGGCGTTTCGCCCGTGCGCTTCCTGCGTGAGTTCCGCGGCTTCGCGCCCGAGGGTGACACCGTGAACGTGGACATTTTCGCCGAAGGCGAGAAGATCGACGCGACCGGTACCAGCAAGGGCAAGGGCTTCCAGGGCGTCATGAAGCGCTGGAACTTCAAGGGTGGTCCCGCGAGCCACGGCTCGAAGAAGTGGCACCGCCGCCCCGGTTCGATCGGCCAGCGCAAGACGCCCGGCCGCGTGTACAAGGGCAAGCGCATGGCCGGCCACATGGGCATGGACCGTGTGACCGTCCAGAACCTGGAAGTCGTGGAGATCCGTGCCGGCGAGAATCTGATTCTCGTCAAGGGCGCGATTCCCGGTGCCAACGGCGGACTCGTCGTGCTGCGCCAGGCTGCCAAGGGAGGCAAGTAA
- the rplV gene encoding 50S ribosomal protein L22, with protein MTAPADTNAAPTFRNKKQRKQQVKLRRPGYAVAKYVRISPRKVRLVVDVIRGKSVRDAEDLLRFIPRAASEPVAKVLNSAKHNALHNDEMLEDRLVITAAYVDAGPTLKRLIPRARGSANIIKKRTSHITIVVGEREAGRKGSK; from the coding sequence ATGACCGCTCCTGCCGATACCAACGCCGCGCCCACCTTCCGCAACAAGAAGCAGCGCAAGCAGCAGGTCAAGCTGCGCCGTCCCGGCTATGCCGTGGCGAAGTACGTCCGCATCAGCCCCCGCAAAGTGCGCCTCGTGGTCGACGTGATCCGCGGCAAGTCGGTGCGTGACGCCGAAGACCTGCTGCGCTTCATCCCCCGCGCGGCCAGCGAGCCGGTGGCCAAGGTGCTCAACAGCGCCAAGCACAACGCGCTGCACAACGACGAGATGCTCGAAGACCGCCTCGTCATCACGGCGGCCTACGTGGACGCTGGCCCGACCCTCAAGCGTCTGATTCCTCGGGCGCGCGGCAGCGCGAACATCATCAAGAAGCGCACCAGCCACATCACCATCGTCGTGGGCGAGCGCGAAGCTGGCCGCAAGGGGAGCAAGTAA
- the rpsQ gene encoding 30S ribosomal protein S17, translated as MKKTFTGVVVSDKADKTVSVKVERRFAHPLYGKVVTRSHKYAAHDEKNEYKIGDRVEIIAVRPISKTKTWKVTKLIERPRGIETTAVETELAGGEA; from the coding sequence ATGAAGAAGACCTTTACGGGCGTCGTGGTGAGCGACAAGGCCGACAAGACGGTCAGCGTCAAGGTCGAGCGCCGCTTCGCTCACCCCCTGTACGGCAAGGTCGTGACCCGCAGCCACAAGTACGCGGCCCACGACGAGAAGAACGAATACAAGATCGGTGACCGTGTCGAGATTATCGCCGTGCGTCCCATCAGCAAGACCAAGACCTGGAAGGTAACCAAGCTGATTGAGCGCCCGCGCGGCATCGAAACCACTGCCGTCGAGACGGAACTGGCCGGAGGCGAAGCATGA
- the rplD gene encoding 50S ribosomal protein L4, whose product MAQINVIGQNGGRQIDLELPEVNVGVLHDVVTWQLASRRRGTASTKTRAQVARTGKKMFAQKGTGNARHGDRTVPTFVGGGVAFGPKPRSYGFTLPRKVRQLGLAMALADRQQTGKLIAVDGFGLDGKTKGFVAWAAQNGMDGTEKVLIVTDDVQARQAARNVPWVSVLPVAGINAYDILRHDRLVIDAAALEVADEEGEAQA is encoded by the coding sequence ATGGCGCAGATCAACGTGATCGGCCAGAACGGTGGTCGTCAAATCGACCTCGAACTGCCCGAAGTGAATGTGGGCGTGCTGCACGACGTCGTGACCTGGCAGCTCGCCAGCCGCCGCCGCGGCACCGCGAGCACCAAGACCCGCGCGCAGGTGGCCCGCACCGGCAAGAAGATGTTCGCTCAGAAGGGCACCGGTAACGCTCGCCACGGCGACCGCACCGTCCCGACCTTCGTGGGCGGCGGTGTGGCCTTCGGCCCCAAGCCCCGCAGCTACGGCTTCACGCTGCCCCGCAAGGTCCGTCAACTCGGCCTCGCGATGGCGCTGGCGGACCGTCAGCAGACCGGTAAGCTCATTGCGGTCGACGGCTTCGGCCTCGACGGCAAGACCAAGGGCTTCGTCGCCTGGGCCGCGCAGAACGGCATGGACGGCACCGAGAAGGTCCTGATCGTCACGGACGACGTGCAGGCCCGCCAGGCCGCACGGAACGTGCCCTGGGTCAGCGTGCTGCCCGTCGCCGGGATCAACGCCTACGACATCCTGCGTCACGACCGTCTGGTGATTGACGCGGCTGCTCTGGAAGTTGCCGACGAGGAAGGGGAGGCGCAAGCATGA
- a CDS encoding GTP-binding protein, whose amino-acid sequence MAKGTFERTKPHVNVGTIGHVDHGKTTLTAAI is encoded by the coding sequence ATGGCAAAAGGAACGTTTGAGCGCACGAAGCCGCACGTGAACGTGGGCACCATCGGGCACGTCGATCACGGCAAGACCACCCTGACGGCCGCCATCA
- the rpsJ gene encoding 30S ribosomal protein S10 translates to MVAPKIRIKLRGFDHKALDQSASKIVDTVRRTGADVSGPVPLPTRIRRFCVLRSPFVNKDSREHFEIRTHNRLVDIMNPTKKTIDSLMTLDLPTGVDIEIKTVGGRA, encoded by the coding sequence ATGGTTGCCCCGAAAATCCGTATCAAACTGCGTGGTTTCGACCACAAGGCGCTCGATCAGTCCGCCAGCAAGATCGTGGACACCGTGCGCCGCACCGGCGCGGACGTGAGTGGCCCCGTGCCTCTCCCCACCCGCATCCGCCGCTTCTGCGTGCTGCGCTCGCCCTTCGTCAACAAGGACAGCCGCGAGCACTTCGAGATCCGTACCCATAACCGCCTGGTGGATATCATGAACCCCACCAAGAAGACCATCGACAGCCTGATGACCCTCGACCTGCCCACCGGTGTGGACATCGAGATCAAGACCGTCGGAGGCCGCGCGTGA